A genomic stretch from Anser cygnoides isolate HZ-2024a breed goose chromosome 30, Taihu_goose_T2T_genome, whole genome shotgun sequence includes:
- the LOC136787718 gene encoding olfactory receptor 14C36-like, whose product MPNSSSVSEFLLLAFADTRELQLLHFGLFLGIYLAALLGNGLILTAVACDHRLHTPMYFFLLNLALLDLGCISTTLPKAMANALWDTRAISYQGCAAQIFFSVFLVGAEYWFLTIMAYDRYVAICKPLHYGSLVGSRACAQMAAAAWGSGFLYSVLHTTSTFSLPLCQGNAVDQFFCEIPQILKLSCSDAYLREVGALLCSVSLAFGCFVFIVFSYVQIFMAVLRMPSEQGQHKAFSMCLPHLAVVSLFLSTVMFAYLQPPSISSPSLDLVVAVLYSVVPPALNPLIYSMRNQELKHALWKLMTRCFSEAINFHSTSADD is encoded by the coding sequence atgcccaacagcagctctgtgagcgagttcctcctgctggcattcgcagacacgagggagctgcagctcctgcacttcgggctcttcctgggcatctacctggctgccctcctgggcaacggcctcatcctcaccgccgtagcctgcgaccaccgcctccacacccccatgtacttcttcctcctcaacctcgccctcctcgacctgggctgcatctccaccactctccccaaagccatggccaatgccctctgggacaccagggccatctcctatcaagggtgtgctgcacagatcttcttttctgtcttcttagTTGGAGCGGAGTACTGgtttctcaccatcatggcctacgaccgctacgttgccatctgcaagcccctgcactacgggagcctcgtgggcagcagagcttgtgcccagatggcagcagctgcctggggcagtggctttctctaTTCTGTCCTGCACACGACTAGTACATTTTCattgcccctctgccaaggcaatgctgtggaccagttcttctgtgaaatcccccagatcctcaagctctcctgctcagatgcctacctcagggaagttggggcacttttgtgtagtgtttctttagcttttggctgttttgttttcattgttttttcctatgtgcagatcttcatggctgtgctgaggatgccctctgagcagggccagcacaaagccttttccatgtgcctccctcacctggccgtggtctccctgtttctcagcactgtcatgtttgcctacctgcagcccccctccatctcttccccatccctggacctggtggtggcagttctgtactcggtggtgcctccagcattgaaccccctcatctacagcatgaggaaccaggaactCAAGCATGCGCTCTGGAAATTGATGACTAGATGTTTTTCGGAAGCAATAAATTTCCATTCTACCTCTGCAGATGATTAA